DNA from Phragmites australis chromosome 16, lpPhrAust1.1, whole genome shotgun sequence:
GCTGCAAATATTACAAGTCTCTGAAAATGTGTAAACAGCAATCACTACTTGCTGCTCACCTCTCCAAATCCAGACAAGGGGATGGACTAGATCCGACATCTCAAGCTCATCTGGTGCTCCTACAAATCTTGCAGCATCATTTCCTCCTGTTCAGAGGAAAtagtaatattaatttaatgtgGCAAAATTGTTTAATTAAATCAAAGTAGGTGAAGTGCAATTTTCAGACATGAGGTTAGAAAAGCAAGTGGCAACTTGAGGCCTCTCAATCAATGAACTTAGCTTGCAGCAGTACCTATTGTCAATGTGGGGTCCTTGctttctctctcactcctcccCCTACTGGAAAGAGCACATGTTGCTGAACACCAGCTGATTGAGCAGCTCCTGCCTTGGCTCCCCCACTGCTTGCATCAGGTAGCTGCCATTGTCCTGAAAAGAGTGACCTCAGGTTGGTAAAAATGCTGGATGCTATTTTGGGGATTTGCATGTAGTGTATATGATTCAACAAGGAGAGGAGAACATGCCAACCTGAGAGAAAGAGATGTCACCCTGGCCCTGCAGTGAGTAGGGTGTGGTGGAGGTGGCGTCCATGATGGCTTGAGATGGAGCTGGGCTAGCTTGGCTCAGCACTGGACCTGGCATTGCAAGGGCTTCTTGGAACATGCCTCCCATCTTCTGAAacaaccatttttttttacatttcatCTTAAGATCAAGTTAGTCGTATATACTTACTCAAAATGATTTGGTTATTTCATACTTGTGCCTGCCCATGGAGGTCATCACTGTCCAGTCCAAACCCATACAATACTGGGCTCATGGAGGCAATCCTCATGGAAAGGAACTGAAAAACCAGGTAGAACAAAGAACTTGCCATTATTGCCTAGAACTCTTAAGTACCACGTTTTAGCACTAATACTTCTTGACTTGTGGTTTACCTCTACTTGGTTCTGCAATGACTGCACATAATTGATTATCTCATCCAAAATGAGGGCCTTTCCAGTAACCTGCACAAAAAGCACATTTTTTAATTAGACATATGCATTAAGCAGATGTTACAGTTTAGCCAAGCATTAGCCAAGTAATTTGACTGACCTTGTCACAACCAGGGACCAGTGCTTGTAGCATCCTCATCCTCTCACTTATCCTTTCTCTCCTCacctaaggaaaaaaaaaacgatgcCATCAAGAAGGGATGAGGAGAAAGGGTGCAGATGCCGAAACCAAACTACACATGATCAAGTGGCAAGTGCTACAAGGATTAGAGTGGTTTGTACCCTCTCTGCAAGGCTGTGGCTATCTGTGGCCTGCCCTCTCCTTGCCCTCACATGGATGTACCCCTTGGGGGCCTCATCTTCAGTGGCGCTCTTCTCCTCAGCCTCCTTGTTGGGCCTCTTACCTCTCTTGCTCTTGCCCTCCTTGGAGCCCTAGTAACCAAAATACAAATTTTTAAGAAAATTTCACTTCAAAAACATTGCACAACATACATGAAACAACGTTACAAAGAAAATGGCAATGCTGGTTGTGTTATGCTAGATACTACCTTGGAGTGAGCAGAACTAAGTGTGGCAGTGTCTTCTGTGGCCTTCCTCTTCCTGTCCAGTGAAGATGCACTGCCCTGTGGAGAGGTATCAAGAACAGCAGATGAGCTCTCCAGTGAGGCATCCTCTGCCATGGCTACTCCTCCTGATGCTGTATTTGCATTTGCTGGTGCTGCTTGGCCAAGGCTTTGGTTGTATAACAGAAGGCCTGAGGGGTTGGGGGTGTGGCCATTGGTCAAGGCTGCAGGCATCTTTAGGAGGAGAGTGTGGTGTGGTGAGAAGTCTGCCATTGAAAATGTCTGTGCCTGCAACTTTCTTTGATGTGTTTGGTTTCTTTGGAGGAGAGGACTTGTTGGCAGAGAGTGGAGGAAAGAAAGCTGGCTGCTCATTTTTGCTGCTCATGTGGTTTATATAAAAGCTGGGAAgacagtgagagagagagagagagagagagagagagagagagagagagagagagagagagagagagagatgataaGAGCAAATCATTCATCTCCATTGATGGATAAGTTGGCAGTGAACAGTGTTAAGAGAGGGACCCTGTGTCGACTATCGAGGGCCAGCTAGTAGTCATTATTTTTAGTTTcagttttattttataaaaaaatcacgCAAAAGCTTTGTGCGCTTTCCTTTGACGAGAGATGAAAAAAAACGCCACAATAAAAAAACCCAAcagtttgtttgatttttttacatTATCACAGCGTCTTATGGACACCTTCAACGATGTAAAAAAGATATATTAGTGTTAGAAATTTATAAAGAAAATTAACCATCATGCCCGGATCTTAGACAAGTACATCACCAGGTACACACTACAacatggatatatcacggcAGGAGCAAACGCTAACATACCCTTAGTCAACAAGGGCTTAATATTGTTCACTGTGTACCACGGCCATCGCAACTCGCAAAGTCTTTTGCCAACTCAATGTTGCAAGGGTAACTTTTGACATGCATAACTTCACTGAAATAAATGTTTTTCCCCCCTTACAgcgctgtaaattgtaatactCTGCATGAACTGAAGTACTTTACTGAACCCTGAAGAGCAGGAGGCAAAATTTCTTTGTGGGGAGCACCAGGACACTGGGGAAAATGGCGCTGCTACAGTCATTCCCTTGCGAGACCGTTCGTTCATTTCGCAGCAAGTATACCATGTGGAGCAGTTAAGCGAGCACTGAATCGCAGCACAGGGGCCGTTGGAAGTTTCTGAAGGATAGCTGCATGCATCAATGCGAACTCTGAATCCGATTCCAGTGGCTTGAATATGATGACTCAGTAGCTTTAATTTTCTCAGAGAAGCAGCTGGAAAATTAACCCTTTAGTTAACACtgttatatatatgtacaaACATTGGATTTACGACATAGTTACGACGGGCGTAGGTGCCCGGCCAAATACCGTGTGGAATTCGGTTGTGGATTTAATTTGCTCGCCAGCGAAATTTTGGTAGGGAAGtctatatataaatagattTATTACGAGGTATTTCTTAGTCCTGTCTAAAAGAGCATATGAAACATTACAATGTATGGAGAAACATGACCGGCCCGGTCAACACGctgcataatttttttcaacaaaacggGAGAAGCTTCTGAACTCTGCATCATGAGATGCACACGACCAAGCACGCTGCAGACATCTTCTGAGGCATTTTACCTTACGGCCTGCTCGCAAATAACAGCAAATTTAGGCCCTTCGGGCTCCGTTAGTTTATAGAACTAATCACTGGCAGTGCATTTATCCAAGTGCTAACAAATTTACTGTCAGTGATCACCAGGGGGAGGGCCGGCCTTCTGAGATGTACTGCAGTGCAGTTGCAGTCAGGGCAGACATGCCAGTCTGTGGGACGGTTTCCGTTGCAATGTGGTAGGGCGAAGGCTGATGATGATATGATTTGATTAGACAACtgcatttcttcttctttttctctgaaGAGCATGCAAGTGAGTAACTGTATGAGTAAGTGATTGAGC
Protein-coding regions in this window:
- the LOC133895823 gene encoding basic helix-loop-helix protein 80-like isoform X1, whose translation is MADFSPHHTLLLKMPAALTNGHTPNPSGLLLYNQSLGQAAPANANTASGGVAMAEDASLESSSAVLDTSPQGSASSLDRKRKATEDTATLSSAHSKGSKEGKSKRGKRPNKEAEEKSATEDEAPKGYIHVRARRGQATDSHSLAERVRRERISERMRMLQALVPGCDKVTGKALILDEIINYVQSLQNQVEFLSMRIASMSPVLYGFGLDSDDLHGQAQKMGGMFQEALAMPGPVLSQASPAPSQAIMDATSTTPYSLQGQGDISFSQDNGSYLMQAVGEPRQELLNQLVFSNMCSFQ
- the LOC133895823 gene encoding basic helix-loop-helix protein 80-like isoform X2; the encoded protein is MADFSPHHTLLLKMPAALTNGHTPNPSGLLLYNQSLGQAAPANANTASGGVAMAEDASLESSSAVLDTSPQGSASSLDRKRKATEDTATLSSAHSKGSKEGKSKRGKRPNKEAEEKSATEDEAPKGYIHVRARRGQATDSHSLAERVRRERISERMRMLQALVPGCDKVTGKALILDEIINYVQSLQNQVEFLSMRIASMSPVLYGFGLDSDDLHGQAQMGGMFQEALAMPGPVLSQASPAPSQAIMDATSTTPYSLQGQGDISFSQDNGSYLMQAVGEPRQELLNQLVFSNMCSFQ